In the Streptomyces sp. BHT-5-2 genome, one interval contains:
- a CDS encoding radical SAM protein codes for MNQRFTLLINPPLWNAYAPHLAVPLLAGTLRDQGLPVRCYDASVEVLDWLLSADGLRALAARETGSRDRHASARGRLVHDHTARDVDRAKAVIRDLTTLKDAQGQAQARRVMRNAMWSVSAAFDRLRFDLVANDLYYSATSTEAVLDAVDDPERNVYRWALDRLVPDRFLEDPALGVVGISMSADTQLIAAMTAAVEIRRRRPDVRIVVGGNYATRMVEEWSAPHPFFAWVDAFVRAEGEEALPEIVRRWQAGRDVADIPGVVTVRGGELLKIPARPVKLDGVSAPYFADLPLDRYFAPGPILPVYASRSCAWKCAFCSIPFASNSFRSRPAAQTVDHLEHLMAEYGTRTFMFVDEILTLHVLREVAQEIVERGLELYWYGETRFAGGFSRKLADLLYRSGCRRLNFGLESYNQRVLDIMAKGTKVEHVDRTLDNVLAAGIAPHLFVIHGFPGERLEEAERTISYAERKVREARERYGNPYATWGGSPFILDRHSPVAREPQRFGIELTDPAPGEDLALVREYTVAQGLTSDQAVDVAQAAKRATVIRRNVWFRTSTESALAEVEEFTFLRACLGAPNAEPLRSVPAFVEATDDTEVRLACSAYLLPWNAGEGGGAALALYQGDGDRFVQLSWPSGGTEDPLARGATVGELTRWFGAHGVAWGGAGRRELVELLIRHGMLGAADGRPLVRAAPEPADWWWHREPAVLEAAHQDDVVLHSPVTGNTVRLHALGQLVWHLCETDCATREFARHLPGGAQWQGAAVDVVRELAGLGFLYPSRPVEGPVGSADSLALSGAQ; via the coding sequence ATGAACCAGCGGTTCACGCTCTTGATCAACCCTCCGCTGTGGAACGCCTACGCCCCGCACCTCGCCGTTCCGCTGCTCGCCGGGACGCTCCGGGACCAGGGCCTCCCCGTGCGGTGTTACGACGCCAGTGTCGAGGTGCTCGACTGGCTGCTCAGCGCCGACGGGCTGCGGGCGCTGGCCGCGCGGGAAACCGGCTCGCGGGACCGGCACGCGTCCGCCCGGGGCCGCCTGGTCCACGACCACACCGCACGGGACGTCGACCGCGCCAAGGCGGTCATCCGGGACCTGACGACGCTGAAAGACGCACAGGGGCAGGCACAGGCCCGTCGGGTGATGCGCAACGCCATGTGGTCGGTCTCCGCCGCCTTCGACCGGCTGCGGTTCGACCTCGTTGCCAACGACCTGTACTACTCGGCCACTTCCACCGAGGCAGTGCTCGACGCCGTGGACGATCCGGAGCGGAACGTCTACCGCTGGGCCCTGGACCGCCTGGTGCCGGACCGGTTCCTGGAGGACCCCGCGCTCGGCGTCGTGGGCATCAGCATGTCGGCCGACACCCAGCTGATCGCCGCGATGACCGCGGCCGTCGAGATCCGCCGGCGGCGACCGGACGTGCGTATCGTCGTCGGCGGCAACTACGCGACGCGCATGGTCGAGGAGTGGTCGGCCCCGCACCCCTTCTTCGCCTGGGTGGACGCGTTCGTGAGGGCGGAGGGCGAGGAAGCCCTCCCCGAGATCGTCCGCCGCTGGCAGGCGGGACGGGACGTGGCGGACATCCCCGGAGTGGTCACGGTGCGCGGTGGGGAGCTCCTCAAGATCCCGGCCCGTCCGGTGAAACTGGACGGCGTGAGTGCCCCCTACTTCGCCGACCTTCCCCTGGACCGCTACTTCGCGCCCGGCCCCATCCTCCCCGTGTACGCCTCCCGCAGCTGCGCCTGGAAGTGCGCGTTCTGCTCGATCCCCTTCGCCAGCAACTCCTTCCGGTCCCGTCCGGCGGCGCAGACGGTCGACCACCTCGAACACCTGATGGCCGAATACGGCACCCGGACTTTCATGTTCGTGGACGAGATCCTCACCCTGCACGTCCTGCGGGAAGTGGCACAAGAGATCGTCGAGCGGGGATTGGAGCTCTACTGGTACGGGGAGACGCGGTTCGCCGGCGGATTCAGCCGCAAGTTGGCCGACCTGCTCTACCGCTCCGGCTGTCGACGCCTGAACTTCGGGCTGGAGTCCTACAATCAGCGCGTGCTGGACATCATGGCCAAGGGCACCAAGGTCGAGCACGTGGACCGCACGTTGGACAACGTGCTGGCCGCGGGCATCGCCCCGCACCTCTTCGTGATCCACGGCTTTCCCGGCGAGCGGCTGGAGGAGGCGGAGCGCACCATCTCCTACGCGGAGCGGAAGGTCCGCGAGGCCCGGGAGCGGTACGGCAATCCGTACGCGACCTGGGGCGGTTCGCCGTTCATCCTCGACCGGCACTCCCCGGTCGCCCGGGAACCGCAGCGCTTCGGTATCGAGCTGACCGACCCCGCGCCCGGTGAGGACCTGGCACTGGTGCGCGAGTACACCGTGGCCCAGGGGCTGACGTCGGACCAGGCCGTGGACGTGGCGCAGGCCGCCAAGCGCGCCACGGTGATCCGCCGCAACGTGTGGTTCCGCACCAGCACCGAGTCAGCGCTGGCCGAGGTGGAGGAGTTCACCTTCCTGCGCGCCTGCCTGGGCGCACCCAACGCCGAACCGCTGCGGTCCGTCCCCGCCTTCGTCGAGGCGACCGACGACACCGAGGTGCGGCTGGCGTGCAGCGCCTACCTGCTGCCGTGGAACGCGGGGGAGGGCGGGGGCGCCGCACTGGCCCTGTACCAGGGCGACGGGGACCGATTTGTACAGCTCAGTTGGCCCTCCGGGGGCACGGAGGACCCGCTCGCGCGGGGAGCGACCGTGGGGGAGCTCACACGGTGGTTCGGCGCCCACGGTGTGGCCTGGGGCGGCGCCGGCCGGCGGGAACTCGTCGAGCTGCTGATCCGGCACGGCATGCTCGGGGCCGCGGACGGACGTCCGCTCGTGCGTGCGGCACCGGAGCCGGCTGACTGGTGGTGGCATCGTGAGCCGGCCGTGCTGGAGGCCGCTCACCAGGACGACGTGGTGCTGCACTCCCCGGTGACCGGCAACACCGTGCGCCTGCATGCGCTGGGGCAGTTGGTCTGGCATTTGTGCGAAACGGATTGCGCGACGCGGGAGTTCGCCAGGCACCTGCCCGGCGGCGCCCAGTGGCAGGGCGCCGCGGTCGACGTGGTGCGCGAACTCGCGGGCCTGGGTTTCTTGTACCCGTCCAGGCCGGTGGAGGGCCCGGTGGGCAGCGCCGACTCGCTGGCGCTGTCCGGGGCGCAGTGA
- a CDS encoding MFS transporter, protein MSDVSSHRAERAGAAAGRPAAAALRRLVTANALSSVGDGARFAALPLLAASVTGGDAFWISIVAAAGRAAWLLAPVIGTLVDRMPRHRAMIGADAARCAMLAALFTLVVGGTVPVPVLLPLAFLSGVAEVFFDSAAQAIVPTLTADQDLERTNARIMAAQITGTGFVGPPLGAALWACWQPLPFLLDAATFLASALLLSGLVARAVRARWNGDREQSRGDGGVLHGTWAGLRMLARHRVFRRLMVVVAVLGVGQQAVYAVLVVYVVNRLGLPSSAYSLMLVAAALGSLAGAKTAASTAKRLGTGRSLVLSITVSAVSYLTVALLPWWPLVALLLAVNSAAVVLWNVCTVSLRQRLAPQDMLGRVTGGYRLAAWGAMPLGAALGGTLAERVGLDVPWALAGVLLLVCLPLLRGVTSTPKRAGDE, encoded by the coding sequence GTGTCCGACGTCTCGTCACATCGCGCTGAGCGGGCCGGCGCGGCGGCTGGCCGTCCCGCTGCGGCAGCGCTGCGGAGGCTGGTCACCGCCAATGCGCTCAGCTCGGTGGGGGACGGCGCGCGCTTCGCGGCGCTGCCCCTGTTGGCCGCGTCGGTGACGGGCGGGGACGCCTTCTGGATCTCCATCGTGGCGGCGGCGGGCCGGGCGGCATGGCTCCTGGCGCCGGTCATCGGCACCCTGGTGGACCGGATGCCCCGCCACCGGGCCATGATCGGCGCCGATGCGGCACGCTGCGCGATGCTGGCCGCGCTCTTCACCCTGGTGGTCGGCGGGACGGTGCCCGTGCCGGTGCTGCTGCCCCTCGCCTTTCTGTCCGGCGTCGCCGAGGTGTTCTTCGACAGCGCGGCGCAGGCCATCGTGCCGACCCTGACCGCCGACCAGGATCTTGAACGGACCAACGCCCGCATCATGGCCGCACAGATCACCGGGACGGGTTTTGTGGGCCCGCCGCTCGGCGCGGCGCTGTGGGCGTGCTGGCAGCCGCTGCCGTTCCTGCTGGACGCGGCGACCTTCCTCGCCTCCGCGTTGCTGCTGTCGGGCCTGGTCGCGCGGGCCGTCCGAGCCCGGTGGAACGGGGATCGGGAGCAGTCACGCGGAGACGGGGGCGTGCTGCACGGCACCTGGGCCGGGTTGCGCATGCTCGCCCGGCACCGGGTGTTCCGCCGCCTGATGGTGGTGGTCGCGGTGCTCGGCGTGGGCCAACAGGCCGTCTACGCGGTCCTCGTGGTGTACGTCGTGAACCGGCTGGGTCTGCCGTCCTCCGCCTACAGCCTGATGCTCGTCGCGGCGGCACTGGGCAGCCTGGCCGGGGCGAAGACCGCGGCGTCGACGGCCAAGCGGCTCGGCACCGGGCGCAGCCTCGTGCTGTCGATCACCGTGTCGGCGGTCAGCTACCTCACGGTGGCCCTGCTGCCGTGGTGGCCGCTGGTCGCGTTGCTGCTCGCGGTGAACAGCGCCGCGGTGGTGCTGTGGAACGTCTGCACGGTCTCGCTCCGGCAACGGCTCGCTCCCCAGGACATGTTGGGCCGCGTCACCGGTGGATACCGCCTCGCCGCCTGGGGAGCCATGCCCCTGGGCGCCGCGCTGGGCGGCACGCTGGCGGAACGGGTGGGTCTCGATGTTCCCTGGGCGTTGGCGGGCGTCCTCCTCCTGGTCTGCCTCCCGCTGCTGCGGGGTGTGACGTCGACACCGAAGAGGGCCGGAGATGAGTGA
- a CDS encoding universal stress protein, with protein MAAPLGRRVLAGVSGSLGSVTALHRAAAEARVRGAELWAVLAWEPPGGDLPARGGVPPSLVATWHRMACEDLAETLGTAFGSEGPGVPLHTLVARGKPGKVLIAAADRSDDLLVIGAGARGRLRRAASPSVSRYCVAHARCPVLAVPPSPLHDALTAVRRRTVWKLPLTTRELTR; from the coding sequence ATGGCCGCACCCCTCGGCCGGCGCGTCCTGGCCGGAGTGAGCGGTTCGCTGGGAAGCGTAACGGCGCTGCACCGGGCGGCCGCCGAAGCCCGCGTGCGGGGCGCGGAGCTGTGGGCCGTACTGGCCTGGGAGCCGCCCGGCGGCGACCTTCCCGCCCGCGGCGGCGTGCCCCCTTCACTGGTCGCCACATGGCACCGCATGGCGTGCGAGGATCTCGCGGAAACACTGGGCACCGCCTTCGGCAGCGAGGGGCCGGGAGTTCCTCTTCACACCCTGGTGGCACGCGGCAAGCCGGGCAAAGTGCTGATCGCGGCTGCCGACCGCAGCGACGATCTCCTGGTGATCGGTGCCGGGGCTCGCGGCAGGCTGCGCCGCGCGGCGTCGCCCTCCGTCTCCCGGTACTGCGTGGCACACGCCCGCTGCCCCGTACTGGCCGTCCCCCCTTCTCCCCTGCACGACGCCCTCACGGCCGTACGCCGTCGCACCGTGTGGAAACTCCCGCTCACCACTCGGGAGTTGACCCGCTGA
- a CDS encoding DUF2332 domain-containing protein — MLPVLAALPQPLALIGVGASAGLCLYPDRYRSRVCCPTPSGGPGSASTHSPLRSRRHQLAGVPGMA; from the coding sequence TTGCTGCCGGTTCTGGCCGCGCTGCCGCAGCCGCTGGCGCTGATCGGGGTCGGCGCCTCGGCCGGGCTCTGTCTCTACCCGGACCGGTACCGATCCCGCGTCTGCTGCCCGACGCCGTCCGGCGGGCCGGGGTCGGCCTCAACCCACTCGCCCCTCCGATCCCGAAGACACCAACTGGCGGGAGTGCCTGGTATGGCCTGA
- a CDS encoding aKG-HExxH-type peptide beta-hydroxylase: MCKLKYVDRSIAQGSVFAESAPLLAKVEATFSLAAEIAGDWPGARQLPFSSDGVPFSCDTMFRRELELFLHRMRQRDPQAKETAEFLARTDLAVPPGPGSAREDGRFIPLRVPGGRTVRMLSRIDDGDAWTAGFLEIFRKGLTEPDSRYGVVPATDGEASAVAEAVELLARVLPETTASVLSHLAFIGVVEGPGAFESASDRKVPRAVFINRCALDDVPRTAEALLHECVHQKLYDIQLVHPIYRAGYDAGTAAVIRPSWHENAAWSFDRALAAAHVYVHLAALYTVLGHRQDSVARGVDTVTGRARTAERARFLLAAVAGLPSEAGPAGVRFIEWLMARLRQIEDCPAKGATQSHVQGAR, from the coding sequence GTGTGCAAGCTGAAATACGTGGATCGGAGCATTGCTCAAGGCTCCGTATTCGCCGAATCCGCGCCCTTGTTGGCGAAGGTCGAGGCGACGTTCTCGTTGGCTGCGGAGATTGCCGGTGATTGGCCGGGCGCACGGCAGTTACCTTTTTCGTCGGACGGCGTCCCGTTCTCCTGCGACACCATGTTCCGCAGGGAGCTGGAGCTCTTTCTGCACCGGATGCGTCAGCGTGATCCGCAGGCGAAGGAAACCGCGGAATTCCTCGCCCGTACCGATCTCGCCGTGCCTCCGGGGCCCGGTTCCGCTCGCGAGGACGGGCGGTTCATCCCCTTGCGCGTGCCGGGCGGGCGCACGGTGCGGATGCTGTCCCGCATCGACGACGGCGACGCCTGGACGGCTGGGTTCCTGGAGATCTTCCGCAAGGGGCTGACCGAACCCGACAGCCGGTACGGGGTGGTTCCGGCAACGGATGGCGAGGCATCGGCCGTCGCCGAGGCCGTCGAACTGCTCGCACGGGTGCTGCCCGAGACGACGGCTTCCGTGCTCTCCCACCTCGCTTTCATCGGGGTGGTCGAGGGGCCCGGGGCCTTTGAAAGTGCTTCCGATCGGAAGGTCCCCCGGGCCGTTTTCATCAATCGGTGCGCGTTGGACGATGTGCCGCGGACCGCTGAGGCGCTGCTGCACGAGTGCGTGCATCAGAAGCTCTATGACATCCAACTGGTGCACCCCATCTACCGGGCGGGATACGACGCCGGCACGGCGGCCGTGATCCGTCCGTCGTGGCACGAGAACGCCGCGTGGAGTTTCGACCGGGCGCTCGCCGCGGCCCACGTATACGTCCATCTTGCCGCCCTTTACACGGTGTTGGGGCACCGGCAGGATTCGGTGGCGCGAGGAGTCGACACGGTCACCGGGCGGGCTCGTACGGCTGAGCGCGCACGTTTTCTCCTGGCGGCCGTGGCTGGACTTCCTTCCGAAGCGGGGCCCGCCGGGGTCCGCTTCATCGAGTGGCTCATGGCGCGGTTGCGGCAGATCGAGGACTGCCCGGCGAAAGGCGCGACACAGTCCCACGTACAGGGAGCGAGATGA
- a CDS encoding GNAT family N-acetyltransferase, with translation MSETITVVATAAGRRYAVREADPDDEPAMWALFEAATAYFEAATGLPPGPADVQSLYYSLPPGADWRDKRVLVVTEEAPTSGATPATPAIAGIIDVVLRFPKPDACSVGLFLLHPSLWGTALGPALAGSLLERAAASGIRRVTATVPSGWERGRRFLSSLSFTPAGPSPQGSAPQDSAPQGASSHGGQTANRSSGPREPTVERVELLLVRE, from the coding sequence ATGAGTGAGACGATCACTGTGGTCGCGACGGCGGCCGGGCGGCGCTACGCCGTCCGGGAGGCCGACCCCGATGACGAGCCGGCGATGTGGGCGCTGTTCGAGGCCGCCACCGCATACTTCGAGGCCGCCACCGGACTCCCGCCGGGGCCCGCCGACGTCCAGAGCCTCTACTACAGCCTGCCGCCCGGCGCCGACTGGCGGGACAAGCGCGTCCTGGTGGTGACGGAGGAGGCCCCCACGAGCGGCGCCACCCCCGCCACCCCCGCCATCGCCGGGATCATCGACGTCGTGCTCCGCTTCCCGAAGCCGGACGCGTGCAGTGTCGGCCTGTTCCTCCTGCACCCGTCCCTGTGGGGCACCGCCCTCGGCCCGGCCCTGGCCGGCAGTCTGCTGGAACGGGCTGCGGCCTCCGGGATCCGCCGCGTGACGGCGACGGTCCCCTCCGGATGGGAGCGGGGCCGCCGCTTCCTGTCGTCGCTCTCCTTCACACCCGCCGGCCCGTCACCACAAGGCTCCGCACCACAAGACTCCGCACCGCAGGGGGCCTCGTCACACGGTGGGCAGACCGCCAATCGGAGCTCCGGCCCGCGCGAACCGACCGTGGAAAGGGTCGAGTTGCTGCTGGTCCGCGAATAG
- a CDS encoding SDR family NAD(P)-dependent oxidoreductase: MSVFDLSSRTVLVTGATSGIGYETARQLAERGATVLVHGRTAEEAQAATDRLVAAAGVDASQLCAFAADFTRLEEVETMARRVMAEHPHLDVLVNNAATAAPERHTLTADGNEIAFQVNFLAHYLLTCLLEPALTSDPGGRVVNVSSSLHRTASIQWNDPQRARRYSRLAAYAQSQLALAVFAADPRVTAVSVHPGVCETDLLPLYGIEGGTATQGAAHVVRLCDPAFDVVNGAYYDRDQRVDPAPAVTEGRTVKRLGKLADQLVGQHA, encoded by the coding sequence ATGTCCGTCTTCGACCTTTCCTCCCGTACCGTCCTGGTGACCGGAGCCACCTCCGGCATCGGCTACGAAACCGCCCGACAGTTGGCCGAGCGTGGTGCGACCGTCCTCGTACACGGCCGCACCGCCGAGGAGGCACAGGCAGCCACCGACCGACTCGTCGCCGCCGCGGGCGTCGACGCCTCGCAACTGTGCGCGTTCGCCGCGGACTTCACGCGCCTGGAGGAGGTGGAGACGATGGCGCGTCGCGTCATGGCCGAACACCCCCATCTGGATGTCCTGGTCAACAACGCCGCCACCGCAGCTCCCGAACGCCACACCCTCACCGCCGACGGCAACGAGATCGCCTTCCAGGTCAACTTCCTCGCCCACTACCTGCTGACCTGTCTCCTGGAGCCCGCGCTCACGAGTGACCCGGGCGGCCGGGTCGTCAACGTCTCCTCCTCGCTGCACCGCACCGCCTCCATCCAGTGGAACGACCCGCAGCGCGCCCGCCGGTACTCCCGGCTCGCCGCCTACGCCCAGTCCCAGCTCGCGCTCGCCGTCTTCGCCGCCGACCCCCGGGTCACGGCGGTCTCCGTCCACCCGGGCGTCTGCGAGACGGACCTGCTCCCCCTCTACGGCATCGAGGGCGGCACCGCGACGCAGGGCGCGGCCCACGTGGTCCGGCTGTGCGACCCGGCCTTCGATGTCGTCAACGGCGCCTACTACGACCGCGACCAGCGCGTCGACCCGGCACCCGCCGTCACCGAGGGCCGCACGGTCAAGCGCCTCGGCAAGCTCGCCGACCAGCTCGTCGGCCAGCACGCGTGA
- a CDS encoding radical SAM protein, translated as MTEATGSGANVPKLELHRPVKSWLQVTATCNLQCKQCYGDCTPEPRPDEMTAEQFRSVLDDMADSGVIELLVEGGEPLQRPDVLDILAHATPHMLVRLRTNGTLLDEPMADRIKTAGIRNVCIDFMGATAQTHDWHVGELGAFQKTLNGLKVSLAAGFETLALMIMTKRNAGEIQQFIDLAADAGVKRVGILRLYPLGRAKRYWREMALSLPEQMAALEGIEVPDGVHLMRSWHPRDANCCWQASGVDARGRSVGCSYLRDFADFGNVLETPFLETWKHPLFVRLRSRDVEDHCPDCASTQGSAGGCRATAYAFTGDWDAPDPYCTTTNKGIDVQLLPARLLPEGS; from the coding sequence ATGACCGAGGCGACTGGCAGCGGCGCGAACGTGCCGAAACTGGAACTGCACCGGCCGGTGAAGTCCTGGCTTCAGGTGACAGCGACCTGCAACCTCCAGTGCAAACAGTGTTACGGCGATTGCACACCGGAACCCCGGCCGGACGAGATGACCGCGGAGCAATTCCGCTCGGTACTCGACGACATGGCGGATTCCGGCGTCATCGAGCTCCTGGTGGAGGGCGGCGAGCCCCTTCAACGCCCCGACGTGCTCGATATCCTGGCGCATGCGACGCCGCATATGCTCGTACGGCTCCGGACCAACGGGACCCTGCTGGACGAGCCGATGGCGGACCGGATCAAGACGGCCGGAATCCGGAACGTGTGCATCGACTTCATGGGTGCGACTGCGCAGACGCATGACTGGCACGTCGGTGAACTCGGGGCGTTCCAAAAGACCCTCAACGGCCTCAAGGTGTCGCTCGCCGCCGGATTCGAGACCCTCGCCCTCATGATCATGACGAAGCGGAACGCCGGAGAAATCCAGCAGTTCATCGACCTCGCGGCCGATGCCGGCGTGAAACGGGTGGGCATTCTCCGGCTCTATCCCCTGGGCCGGGCCAAGCGGTACTGGCGGGAAATGGCGCTTTCGTTGCCGGAGCAGATGGCCGCGCTGGAGGGCATCGAGGTCCCGGACGGCGTCCATCTCATGCGCTCCTGGCATCCCCGCGACGCCAACTGCTGTTGGCAGGCGTCCGGGGTGGACGCCCGCGGACGATCCGTCGGCTGCTCCTACCTCCGCGATTTCGCGGACTTCGGGAACGTCTTGGAGACGCCGTTCCTGGAGACCTGGAAACACCCGCTGTTCGTGCGACTCCGCTCCCGCGATGTCGAGGACCACTGTCCCGACTGCGCCTCGACGCAGGGCTCCGCCGGTGGCTGCCGGGCCACGGCCTATGCGTTCACCGGTGACTGGGACGCACCCGATCCGTACTGCACCACGACCAACAAGGGTATCGATGTCCAGCTTCTCCCTGCACGACTGCTTCCAGAAGGCAGCTGA
- a CDS encoding DUF1648 domain-containing protein: protein MVFSRPVRLWLLPNAVLLAALPLWGILRYPHLPSRIPRHISTEGVDAWTERSIGSAFVLVFVYIGVTVLLTACAELTLRVTPQAELPKDAAPFGNGLARSSLNRPRTRASALRTARAVLVLNACAGVSLLIGCGVLWRSAADQRVSGWLFAAMLVPLLAGTAVTVAAPMRDRHTPVD, encoded by the coding sequence ATGGTCTTCTCACGTCCCGTACGGCTGTGGCTGCTTCCCAACGCCGTATTGCTCGCCGCACTGCCCCTCTGGGGCATCCTCCGCTATCCGCACCTACCGAGCCGGATACCTCGGCACATCAGCACCGAGGGGGTGGACGCCTGGACGGAGCGGTCGATCGGGAGCGCGTTTGTTCTGGTGTTCGTGTACATCGGAGTGACGGTGCTGCTGACCGCCTGCGCCGAGCTGACGCTGCGGGTGACACCACAGGCGGAGCTGCCGAAGGACGCGGCGCCTTTCGGCAACGGGTTGGCCCGGTCCTCGCTCAATCGCCCCCGCACCCGCGCCTCTGCGCTCCGCACCGCCCGGGCCGTGCTGGTTCTCAACGCCTGCGCGGGAGTCTCGCTCCTGATCGGCTGCGGGGTGCTGTGGCGCTCCGCAGCCGATCAGCGGGTGTCCGGCTGGCTGTTCGCGGCGATGCTTGTGCCGCTGCTCGCCGGAACCGCTGTGACGGTGGCGGCCCCGATGCGCGACCGGCACACACCCGTGGACTGA
- a CDS encoding cytochrome P450 — protein MPRKVTFSSAGFSHRAANGRVPEPVDPPGPRLPPMVQTLLFARYRHLWFPRLRRIYGEVFSLDLVAPIRHRVVVLARPEDVDEVFGGSVDVLHAGAGNAVLRPVMGDRSVLLTDEDEHRRARRMLLPAFSGPALRTYEEVIRTVAVAEIEQWPVGEAFRAHHRMRELALEVVCRLVLGVTEQARLAELRPLVRQFTNIGQITLLGLSHPKLSRLRPWRHYVSLRQKLDEWIDAQVANRRTAADHPTDVLSHLLQAAESAEGGGFNEVELRDQLVTLLLAGHETTATGLAWTLHELSRHPLHLRTAQRAADEGDDACLTAVVQETLRHKPVIYQVARCLTEPLTLAGYRIAAGTTVMPAIGLVHLDPTHHERPETFCPERFLDRRPPSPAWIPFGGGARRCPGAGFAVQEATIVLREVLARYDLRPDRARPETPRPRQVTQVPARGARIVVSRRENGGS, from the coding sequence ATGCCAAGGAAAGTCACGTTCTCGTCCGCCGGATTCTCGCACCGAGCTGCCAACGGGAGGGTTCCGGAGCCGGTCGATCCGCCCGGGCCGCGGCTTCCGCCCATGGTGCAGACCCTGCTGTTCGCGCGGTATCGGCATCTGTGGTTTCCCCGACTGCGACGCATTTATGGTGAGGTGTTCTCGCTCGATCTGGTGGCGCCGATCCGACACCGCGTCGTGGTCCTGGCCCGGCCGGAAGATGTCGATGAGGTCTTCGGCGGGTCGGTCGACGTCCTGCATGCAGGTGCGGGCAACGCGGTTCTGCGACCTGTCATGGGCGACCGTTCGGTGCTGCTCACCGACGAGGACGAACATCGCAGAGCGCGGCGAATGCTGCTGCCCGCCTTCAGCGGTCCGGCCTTGCGCACCTACGAAGAAGTGATCCGGACCGTGGCGGTCGCGGAGATCGAGCAGTGGCCGGTGGGAGAGGCGTTCCGCGCCCACCACCGAATGCGGGAACTGGCGCTGGAAGTTGTCTGTCGGCTCGTTCTCGGGGTGACCGAGCAGGCACGGCTGGCCGAATTGCGACCGCTGGTGCGCCAGTTCACCAATATCGGCCAGATCACCCTGCTCGGGCTGTCCCACCCGAAACTGTCGCGACTGCGTCCCTGGCGCCACTACGTTTCCCTCCGTCAAAAGCTGGACGAGTGGATCGACGCCCAGGTGGCCAACCGGCGGACGGCGGCCGACCACCCGACCGACGTGCTGTCCCACCTGCTGCAGGCCGCCGAGAGCGCGGAAGGCGGCGGCTTCAACGAGGTGGAACTGCGCGACCAACTCGTCACGCTGCTCCTCGCCGGGCACGAGACCACCGCGACCGGCCTGGCGTGGACACTGCACGAACTCAGCCGCCACCCGCTGCACCTGCGCACGGCACAGCGGGCGGCCGACGAGGGCGACGACGCCTGCCTCACCGCCGTCGTCCAAGAGACACTGCGTCACAAGCCCGTGATCTATCAGGTGGCCAGATGCCTCACCGAGCCGCTCACCCTTGCCGGCTACCGAATTGCCGCGGGAACGACCGTCATGCCCGCCATCGGCCTGGTCCACCTCGATCCCACACACCATGAGCGACCGGAGACCTTCTGCCCGGAACGGTTCCTGGACCGTCGGCCCCCGTCGCCGGCCTGGATTCCCTTCGGCGGGGGAGCACGTCGCTGCCCTGGCGCCGGCTTCGCCGTGCAGGAAGCAACCATCGTGCTGCGTGAGGTGCTCGCTCGCTACGACCTGCGCCCCGATCGCGCCCGCCCGGAGACCCCACGCCCCCGCCAGGTCACCCAAGTCCCGGCGCGAGGGGCACGCATCGTGGTCTCCCGCCGCGAGAACGGCGGCTCCTGA